In the Sorghum bicolor cultivar BTx623 chromosome 4, Sorghum_bicolor_NCBIv3, whole genome shotgun sequence genome, AAAAAGAATTAAGATTCACCTTCCACACATTATTCACCCTGCTCAAGCAGCTTTCATGCAAGGAAGACATATTGCTTCTAATATTATATTAGCTCAAGAAATTATCCACAGCTTCAATCTAAAAAGTTGGAAACAGAAAGCTTTTATGCTTAAAGTAGATCTTGCAAAAGCTTTTGATAGAATCGAATGGCACTTCATTGACACGGCTATGCAAAGACTAGGCTTCAAAGATAGGTTCATTCAATTGGTTTACACTTGCATTTCCTCCACTACAATGGCGGTAATCATTAATGGAGAACCGAGACCGGAATTCAATCCCAGGCGAGGAATAAGACAAGGTTGCCCCCTTTCTCCTTATCTTTTCATCATTGCTATAAATGAACTTGCTTTATGCCTTCAAAATAACTCGGCTAGGAACAACATTCAGGGTATCACTCTTGGTCCAAATTGTCCTCGCATCCATGCGTTTCTCTTTGCTAATGACTTGATAATCTGTGGTCAAGCTAATGCAGCTGAGGCTAGTAAAATTCACGCCATTCTCCAGAATTTTTGTGCAGTTTCAGGGCAAACCCCTAATCTGAGCAAATCTTCGATTCTCTTTAGCAGGAATGTCGACAACCAAAGCAAGAAAGAGGTTAAAAAATTTTTCCCTGTCAACGACCTTCTTCCTAACATGATATACTTGGGTCATCCGCTTATCTTTAATCATTCAGACCGTTGTAAAGCTTATGATTTTATCATCAATAAATTCAGAGCCAAACTCAACAAACTAAGATCAAACAAACTCAATCATGCAGGCCGTCTAACCTATATTAATTCGGTTCTGGCTTCAATTCCAATCTACTATATGTCCACCATTCTTTTTTCGAAGAATTTCATTGATAAAATCACTGCTATCGTTAGAAAGTTCTGGTGGGCTGGGGTGCAGGATGAAAATGCTTCAACAAGCTTCCACTTTAGATCCTGGAAGGATATCTGTAGACCCAAGGATGAAGGAGGTCTAGGTATCAGAGACCTCTTCACAAAAGCCTCATTCTAAATGCGGGTGGAAAATTGCAACTGGTAAGAACCAATTCCTTTCTGAAGTTCTTAAAGCAAAATATTTCCCTAACACTAGCTTCTGGAAATCTGGAAATCACTCAACTAAATCTGCCTTTTGGGCTTCTGTCACTAGTGTTAAGAACATCCTTCTCAACAACTGTACTGTTCAAGTTCATAACGGCAACTCTAGCATTTGGTCAACGCCTTGGTGTGATATCTGGAAAGAGATTTATGATCACATAAAGCTTCCTGTTACGGTGAATAGTCTTCCCAGTCGTATAGCTGATATATGGGACTCTAACAACCTAACCTGGAACAATGAAATTATAGAATTAATATTTGACATCCATGCTACCAACTCAATTAAGAGAGTGAAAACTGTACCTTCCACTGAAGATGACAAAATTGTCTGGAAGCCATCAAAAAATGGAGACTGCACTGCACATAATGCATTCCACTATCTTAACAGTCTTTCCAGATTGCAGCTCCCTCAACAGGGCCCTAGAAGTATTAACCATGGTAGCTTGACCATCCTCAAGCGTGTTTGGAGGTGCAAAACTATTTCTCCAGTTATCAAGACTCTTATCTGGAGACTTATAAGACGAGCCATAGCCACGGGTGCTCGTGCAAACAGCCTCACTGAAAAGATTGATAAATCCTGTGCTTTATGTGGGGCAATTGAGAATGATGTGCATCTGTTTTTTTCACTGTGACTTTGCTAGGTCAGTCTGGTTCTCTTCCATAACCCCTTTACTATCCTCGTCCCTGCCTAATGAGGAAGATGGGGTTCAAGAATGTTTGCAAAAAATAATCAATTCAAAAACTACTGATGATATCTTGACGCAGGTTGTAACGTATCTTTGGTTCATCTGGAAGGCCAGAAATGATCGCCGTTTCAGGCAAAGGAACTGGTCTGTTTTGCAGGTGCACTTGGCAGTAAAAGCCCACATACAAGCGTACAGCGCTGTCCTTTTGAAGGAGCAATCGCAAAACCCCCAGAGACAAAACAAACATGACAAGGGGACAAATGAAATCCGGGAGCCTAATTGCTCCACTCACAACTCTTCTCAATGCAGGTTTACAGATGGTCCAGAGGAATTAAGGTGCTTCACTGATGCCTCCATTGATCCGGGAGTATCCATTGACTCGCCAAAGGAGGCCGGCTTAGGAATCCACATACAAGAAGTCAAAACAAAAGTAACTTATCACATCAAAATAAGAATCAGCCAGGCTACCTCGGTAGTTATGGCTGAGGCGGCAGCATTAGCTTTTGCTGCTAAGATTGCTTCCAATTTGGACTCCGACAGGATCATATTCTATACCGACAATCAGTTGCTTGTCAACTCCCTTAATGGCCACAACACTTCCTGGCTGCCATCATGGGATTCCAAACCATTCATTCAGATGTTCATCAACTTCACTACCAACAGACGATCCCAGGTTCTCAAAATACCAAGAGCCAGGAACGCAATTGCCCATTCGTTGGCGAAATCAGCAGCTATTAGTACTAGCACTAGCCTGAGTTTTGTGCACTCATGTAACAATGCAGCACATGTAAACATCTGCCCTCTAAAAGAGGCGCTATGTAATTTACATTGGGACTCAGTCCCAAATATTGCAGCCTCCTGCTGCTAATAATAAATTTTGGCttttgttcaaaaaaaaaaaaactagcctACCACACACTCACTCAGGCCTTTTCAGTTTTCAGTCTTCTTCAGGCACTAGAGATGCCACCACCACACCACACCCAACAAAGGGTTCCTCTTCCACTGTCTTTCGCGCGGGCGCATGAATACATTATTAAGCCCGACAATATAGTATACTATTATAGTACAGACTACCAAAGCTGATGCAGTGAGCCAACGTACGCTTCCAAACCAGATGAATAGTTTCTGGTTCTGTACTACATACAGTACATGATGAAAAGCCACTGGATAGTTTCAGGTTTGCATAAAAATGGATTAATGGTATCAACAGTCTCCAGTGCAGTACAGAATTGGTAGCTTAAGAAATAATAATGCTACTGAAAAGTGGATTCTCATCACATTTCAAATCTAACATCCCATTTCCCATCCATATAAGCATTCAGCGTCCAACTGTTTTCTCTAAGCTGGAAATAAGGCACCTGCAGTCAAATAACAATAATAGTTTTAAAAGATCACGACAAGGCACAAAGAcaatctctctctcttctctctctctctctctctctctctctctctcatgtttAGGTTTAGCCCCAAATCAGTAGCATCAGACCAAATGTGCAAAAAAattctactccctccgtccctgaaagaataGATTTCTAGCAAGTTTcagacagattagcatagctgccAAATGACCAAGTTACCCTTAATTAATATGAGTTTCACCATTAAGATGCACAGGAATCACTGCTTTGGGCTACGAGCTGTTCACGTCATTTACTCATCCAGCCAACTGTCCACCACTAAatgaaggagagagagagagagacgaggCGTGTGCGTCTTGGATGCCACGATGAATACGAGGCGAGCAGTGGGGACCATATATCctagaaattgatttatttgGGGACAAATTTTTAGGCCAGAAATCtattctttcagggacggagggagtacagtaTACTGCTTCCAAGTATGTCAGCAAGATAGATAGCCACAACAAAAAGGGAATGCCTGATAAAACAACAAACTAGGATGCTGTGAATGTCAAACACCAAGAGGTGTTAAAAACAGCACACCAATTTATTTGCACTCAGGGCGATATACATATTTTACCCCAAAGGTGTCTCCAATGAACAAACAAACAGTCCCGGCTGAAACCTCACTGGTGAAAAACAAACAATCCCAGCTGTAAATTTATTTTCAGAGAAAGTGCTCAGCGGTACTACTGCCCACGGAAATGAGTGGCTACCTTAGTACATGGTTCTAGGATATTGTTACCGAGTCAAAAGTGATCCGGCCAGAAGCAATTATGTTAATATGCTATGGTCATAGGCAGGAGTGAACCAACATCACCTTGTAAGGGGAAAAGAATCAGAGAAATAATTTGCAATCTAAACCCTAACCTGTATGACTAGATAATTCACTCAGCTTGTGAATATTTGCGGCTTTTGAACACTGCATTTGTTCATGATTAATCATGTTTCACCGCCCTACACCCAAACATTCTACTCTCTGCATAAAAATATGACCATGATCGCTAAAAGGAAGCAGCTTTTGCATTTCATGCATAAATGAAGCGATTGGTCATGCGAATGGTCTGATTACCTTGTCATCCAATTCGTAGCCAACTTTGAGCCTTACATCTTGGCCCTGTTTGAAGTCAAGTATGGTCCAGGCCAATTCAACGGCTCCAGATGTCTTTGTCTGCAAGGACCAAGGAGCACAGGCTGAAACTGAGAGCAGGGTTGAGGTGTGGTTAAATAAGATCACACGGGACAGGACAGGACTGACAGGAAACGTATTTTTGCATTGCTATATGCGAGAAAGTTACCGGCTTGAACTCTTTGTCGATAAGTAGGCGTCCTTTGAGGTTTAGGCCTAGAAAGCCATTGTCTGGTCTGAAGAGGACGGCCTTCTTGGCGCGAAGGCTGTAGGTGAGGTCATCGCCGTTGTGCAACTGGACGCCAGCTCCGAGGTTGGCTGATAGCTAGACatggcatttttttattttaagttttgGCAAATTGGTTGTAAAAGGAAGGATTGGTTGGCAGGCATGGAGAGGGAATGAGCTGACGGCTGACCTGGGGGTAGAAGTGCCTGACAAAGAGAGCGAGGTAACTCGGGGCAGTAACTCCGGCGGGGCTTGTGTGGAGGTCGAGCTCCGCATGAGCCTGCGCGGCAGCCGTGGAGTTGAACGGATCGAAACACAACCGAGCCGAATCAAATTGAGAGGGTGAGACGACTGAATGAATGCTGGATTGGAAGGCAGAAACTAACTAaagggagaggaggaggaggaggaggaggaggaggaggaagggcAGCTGCACCTGCAGCAGCGAGCTGTGGCCGAGGGGCAGCTTCTCCTTGGCGTGGATGCGGAGGCCGCCGCCACTGCGCAGGCGCAGCGAGGTCTCCATGGGCGGGCAGCGGGCTTGGCCGCTTGAGAAGAGGGACGGAGCGAGAGAGCAGCTCCCGCAGTCGCGCCACGATAGGTCCGGTAGGGTTTACTCTGAGACTccggcggcgggggcgggggcgggcgGACTGGACCTGGACTGCGACGAGGTGAGGCAAGGCCGAATTGCCGATtagccgccgccggccggccggtaaGATAGGGAGAAGAGACGATGGGCCATGGGCGGGGCCGGATAGGCCGGGGCACATCATCATCCTGGGCTGGCCGGCGGCCGCTCTGGGCTCCCTTTCCCTCCCTTTTTTCTGAGGCTGGCCTAGCAACCTTGTTGCCATTTTGCCTTTCATTTTTCCCATTTGCCAATATAGCAGGAAACACATCCGTGATTCTAAAAAAAGGGACTTGCTAGTCTACTAGTGGTTCCAAAATATAAGTGGATCTTAGGCAAGCCCCTTTTTAATATAAATATTAGATTTACCTGTATTATTGGATTTGTTATGAACTACTACTACGTAATAATTTCTTTTAAAAGATATGAACATACCCATTTAATACAACATATAGTATTTTCAAATCAAATTACTATATATATGGGACATATATTATTTTCGTAGATGATAGATGAGATGAGAGTACCCACAGAATGGATACGGGGTAGCTTCGCCATTAAGCCACGCAGCAGTAGATAggaaagaagagaagagaagagaagagaagagcggCATGGTCCTTTTCGGTCCGACCTACCGCCACATATGATTGACGTACCTAATCATCATCATTAGACTaggactccctccatcccaaattataaagtcattccaagaatcttaaagagtcaaaacattttcacgtttgaccaaaattatagagagaaatactaagatttataacggaaaatgagtatactatgaaaatatagttaaggaagaatctaatgatacttagttggtatcataataattattattttatcatataaatttggtcaaacttagaaaagtttggctctctaagattcttggaatgagttaccatttgaaatggagggagtagtaaataaggccttgtttagttccaaatctttttgcaaaatagacaccgtagcatttttgtttgtatttaacaaatattaattatcaaattaggaactaaaagattcgtctcgcaaattacaggtaatctatataattattattttttgtctatatttaatgtttcatgctgaATTCTTTTTTTGAACAAATCAAGGCTAAGTGACCGTTGAGGCTTAAGGGGGTGTCTAGTTCctctattattttttaaaaaaatggatTTTAGTTTATCATTTTGTATAATAGAACTAACACCATGCAAATTTTTTGGTAAAAGAATAATAAGTCttcattttaaattttgactTGAAGAGGCCGAAAAATCCAAAAAGGCTTAAGAGACCCTAATTAGGTcaataaattctgtattttAGA is a window encoding:
- the LOC8056266 gene encoding outer envelope pore protein 21, chloroplastic isoform X3, which translates into the protein METSLRLRSGGGLRIHAKEKLPLGHSSLLQAHAELDLHTSPAGVTAPSYLALFVRHFYPQLSANLGAGVQLHNGDDLTYSLRAKKAVLFRPDNGFLGLNLKGRLLIDKEFKPTKTSGAVELAWTILDFKQGQDVRLKVGYELDDKVPYFQLRENSWTLNAYMDGKWDVRFEM
- the LOC8056266 gene encoding uncharacterized protein LOC8056266 isoform X1 codes for the protein MKGKMATRLLGQPQKKGREREPRAAAGQPRMMMCPGLSGPAHGPSSLLPILPAGRRRLIGNSALPHLVAVQVQSARPRPRRRSLRVNPTGPIVARLRELLSRSVPLLKRPSPLPAHGDLAAPAQWRRPPHPRQGEAAPRPQLAAAGSCGARPPHKPRRSYCPELPRSLCQALLPPANLGAGVQLHNGDDLTYSLRAKKAVLFRPDNGFLGLNLKGRLLIDKEFKPTKTSGAVELAWTILDFKQGQDVRLKVGYELDDKVPYFQLRENSWTLNAYMDGKWDVRFEM
- the LOC8056266 gene encoding outer envelope pore protein 21, chloroplastic isoform X4 → METSLRLRSGGGLRIHAKEKLPLGHSSLLQAHAELDLHTSPAGVTAPSYLALFVRHFYPQLSANLGAGVQLHNGDDLTYSLRAKKAVLFRPDNGFLGLNLKGRLLIDKEFKPFQPVLLGPCRQRHLEPLNWPGPYLTSNRAKM
- the LOC8056266 gene encoding uncharacterized protein LOC8056266 isoform X2, whose amino-acid sequence is MKGKMATRLLGQPQKKGREREPRAAAGQPRMMMCPGLSGPAHGPSSLLPILPAGRRRLIGNSALPHLVAVQVQSARPRPRRRSLRVNPTGPIVARLRELLSRSVPLLKRPSPLPAHGDLAAPAQWRRPPHPRQGEAAPRPQLAAAGSCGARPPHKPRRSYCPELPRSLCQALLPPANLGAGVQLHNGDDLTYSLRAKKAVLFRPDNGFLGLNLKGRLLIDKEFKPFQPVLLGPCRQRHLEPLNWPGPYLTSNRAKM